The following is a genomic window from Nitrospirota bacterium.
GAGCCCTGCTTCTGAGGAAGCGTCAGGCAGAAGTTCTGGTATCTGGTTCTACGCGCCATCGGCATACATAACCTTGCCCATATCGCTTACGTCATAACCTCCGAGCTTTGCAACCATTTCCCTGAATTCATTATCTTCCCTGATAATGCTTAACAAAGCCCTTATCATTTCTGTATCGTAGAATTCAAACGGGATTGCAAGGTCATAGCGCTCCTTTGCAACAGGGATAAAATCAAGACCGAGCGCTTTCGCTGATGCAAGTATCGCAAGTCCAGTGTCTGCAATGCCTGTAAGCACCGCTGATGCAACACCCATGTGAGTGTATTCCTCTCTTTCATATCCTTTCACATCTTCAGGTTTTATTCTGAATTCCCGCAGGTGTTTATCTGTCAATAACCTGGTCCCGGCGCCTGCCTGCCGGTTTATAAAAACAACATCTTCCCTTGTCAGGTCTTCAAATCCTTTTATATTTTTCGGGTTTCCTTTCAGCACAAGAAGCCCCTGCTCCCTGTAAACTAAATTTACGAGAACGATCCTCCTGTCAGAAAGGAGCCGTTTTACGGAAGAGACATTATACTCTCCTGTCTCCTCGTCAAGCAGATGTGTTCCTGCAATATGCGCCTCTCCTTTTTTTAAAGCCATCAACCCGCCCATTGAACCGGCATGGGCTGACGAAAGCGAGAGTCCGGGATATTTCTTTTTCAGTGCATTTGATAGAAGGTCCAGCGCATTATCATGGCTTCCAATACATACTATTGTATTTTCTATTTCGTTTTTTGTTCTGAGCAGTTCTACATTCACCGCTGAACCTGAGCCTATTCCCTCAGACATGGCAGGTATTCTCACAAAACCATCTGCACGCACAAGCGACATCAAAACTCCTGCCCCGCGCGAAACAGGAGTGGCAATGAATTTATCTCCGACCTTCCCTATCTTGACCCTTAAAAATTCTTCCTGTCCGAGAGTTGAAGCAGCCTGCCTTGAAAGGACGACCCTCAAAACCTCAGGGGGTTCCATTTCTATACCCTGCCATTTGTAAATCACAGGCTTTGCGAAAAGATTAAACGTTATGAATGCTGACACTGGATATCCCGGAATGCCAAGCACAGGCTTGTTTTCAACCAGGCCTAATATTACAGGCTTGCCCGGCTTTATGCTTACCCCGTGAAGTATCACTTCACCTGTTTCGCTTATCGCTCTTGATGTAAAATCCTTAGAGCCTGAAGATGCGCCTGCATTGATAACAACCATGTCTCCAACTTTATGAGCCTCTAAAATTGCATCTTTTAACGCGTCAATATTATCAGGGACGATTCTGAATCTAACAGGCTCTCCTCCCCATTCAGAAACAAGGCCGCCGAGCACCCTTGAATTGTATTCAATAATATCTCCCTTTTTAAAATTGGTTCCGGGCTCTACGATTTCGGTGCCTGTCGGGATAATTACCACCTTCGGTTTTCTCCTGACGTTAATATCTACATATCCCCCCGCAAGCATTGCGCCTGTATCAACAGGCCTTATTCTGTGATTTTCAGAAAGTATAAGCTCTGTGGCAACAATATCCTCGCCAATCACCCTTACATTCTGCCATGGAGTTGCAGGCTCGGTGATTTCTATGTATTCATCAGTATCCTGTGAACCGTGAACCGTGAACCGTGAACTAATTACATTTACATCTTCTATCATTATCACTGCATTAAAACCATCAGGCATCGGATCTCCTGTGTCAACATAAACTGTCTGTTCAATTAACTTAAGTTTTTTGGGGGATGTTTCGGACGCGCCAAAGGTTTCCTGATATTTAACGGCATATCCGTCCATTGCAGATGAATGATAAAAAGGAGATGAGAGCCTTGCCGTAACAGGTTCTGCTGTTATTCTTCCGAGGGATTCCGAGACCATTACTTTTTCTCCGGGAAAAGCTTTAAGAAAACCCTGTGATTCAAGCCTCCTGAGCCATTTTTCTATAGCCTCATTCAGCGGGGTTGTCTCAAGATAAAGCTTACGCTTCAATTGCACCTCTTGAATGTCTCCGGGTTTTTATTGATTGTATAGGTTCCAACCCTGTTAGAAAAGGGAAGCTTTTCTAACAGGGTTAACATGCCTTAAAATCTCAGAAATGCTCCTATACCGCCTGCATCCAACAGCTCTTTATTATCTGCTATCACTTCTATCAGCGAACCTTGTTCCACTGCTCTCTGCGCTGCGAGGTCAATAAGATAATTGACTTCCTCCATCCCTCCCTTGCAATAAGGGCAGACAGATACTTTCTGCTTTGAAAGATTCCTGCAGTTCCGGCATTCGTAGCCTTCATCTTTAAGATTCTTCAGTAATACGAGCTTCATTATTCTTCCTTCCTGAAGCGCATTCAGAACATCCTCTATGCCTATTACTGCATTCTGCCCTTTACCGGCTGCTGTAAGCAAATCAGAAACAATCGCTTTCTCCGCCATGCTCTCAGACTCGCTTATCACAGGTTTGACTTTTTCAAATACATCATTGACATTCGCAAACATCTCGGCATGAAAAATGCCCACAATTTTTTCACTGACTGCCCTTGGAAGCATCTCCCTTACCTTTGCAACGGCGTCGTCGGAACCTCCTGTTATTATCCTTTCTATCCGCTCAGCTGCCAGAAATGACTCCAGTTTTTTTATAACGTCCTTTATATGCAGGCTTACATGATAATCTATATGCCGTTCAAATCTGTGTCCTGACAGAGAAAACCATCCTCCTCTTTTATGCTTCCCCGGCACATCCGGCGTATGCACCTCACCGTATTCCTCTATCTCGCCAAGATGCACAAGGAACAAACGCGCAGATTCCTTGTCAACAAGAAGCACAGCATACTGTTTATAATTATCCAGTATATCAAGCAGCGGCTGTATATACGGAGTCTTATCCACTATTATTGTGTTTTTTACAGGGACCGCAAGATGATATTCCTTCCAGAATGATTTTTCAGAAGAAGTGATAATTGCCAGCCCTTTTTTGAATTCCCTCTTATTGCCGGTGACAAACGCCTCAAGCTTTTCAATATCGCCTTTAATCTTTTTAAGTATCGTCTTATCCGTTTCTTCTGAAATATTTTTGAGCATATTCTTAAGATGTATTACATAATTCCCTTTTGTGTTAGGACTTACATTCAGATAAAGACTCACAAAATAACTGCCATCAGCCTGAAGTGTTGCAATCTCTTTTAGTTCTTCATGGTTAAGCATTTGTCCCTCCTTCTTCTGTACCTCTGAATATCTCAAATACTGATACGAACAGCGCCAGAACTAGCGGCCCGATTACAAACCCGATAAAACCGAAAAAGTTTATCCCGCCGATAACACTGAAAAATATCAAAAGAGTCGGCATCTTTGTCCTTCCGCTTATTATGACAGGCCTCAGAATATTATCCACTATGCTTATTACCAGCGACCCAAAAAGCAAGAGCGCTATGCCCTTCATATAACTGCCTTTGATAAGCAGATATATCACTGCCGGGCCCCAAATTATAAAAGTGCCAAGCATGGGAAGAAACGACATCACTGCCATTGCAGACCCCCATAAAACAGGCGCATTAATGCCTAACGCAAAAAAGGCAATGCCGCCGAGCGCTCCCTGAACAATCGCAACCACAACTCCGCCGTAAACTGTTGACACTACCATATCCTTCACCTGAAATCTGAGCCTGTCTTTCTGATTTTCAGAAAAAGGAATATAATTCCCTATTTTCTGCAAAATGTCAGGCCCATCCCTCAGGAGAAAAAATACCGCAAATCCCATAAATATGAAATCTATTATTGCACTGCTGATATTCGCCGCCCAGATGGAAAGATTATCCACCAGCCCCTTGCCAAACTTCTTAATCCCCCCAAGGATAACATCGCTTATCTCAACGCCTTCAATGCCGAAATAGGATTGAATCTTCTCAGTAAAACGCACAACATGAGGAGAAGTGAAAATATTCTTGATAGAATCAATTGTTTCCTTGTCAATCTTTTCAGCAATATCCTTTAGCTCCTCCAGAAGAACAAAGGAGAGATAGATAAAAGGCGCAACAATCACAATGAGAATTAAGGCTGTTGTTATAAACGACGTAAAAAATCTGGATCTGCCGTACCTCAATATAAACGTATATGCAGGATAGAAGACTATAGTAAAAACTATTGCCCATGCAATGGCATTAAAAA
Proteins encoded in this region:
- a CDS encoding molybdopterin biosynthesis protein, with the translated sequence MQLKRKLYLETTPLNEAIEKWLRRLESQGFLKAFPGEKVMVSESLGRITAEPVTARLSSPFYHSSAMDGYAVKYQETFGASETSPKKLKLIEQTVYVDTGDPMPDGFNAVIMIEDVNVISSRFTVHGSQDTDEYIEITEPATPWQNVRVIGEDIVATELILSENHRIRPVDTGAMLAGGYVDINVRRKPKVVIIPTGTEIVEPGTNFKKGDIIEYNSRVLGGLVSEWGGEPVRFRIVPDNIDALKDAILEAHKVGDMVVINAGASSGSKDFTSRAISETGEVILHGVSIKPGKPVILGLVENKPVLGIPGYPVSAFITFNLFAKPVIYKWQGIEMEPPEVLRVVLSRQAASTLGQEEFLRVKIGKVGDKFIATPVSRGAGVLMSLVRADGFVRIPAMSEGIGSGSAVNVELLRTKNEIENTIVCIGSHDNALDLLSNALKKKYPGLSLSSAHAGSMGGLMALKKGEAHIAGTHLLDEETGEYNVSSVKRLLSDRRIVLVNLVYREQGLLVLKGNPKNIKGFEDLTREDVVFINRQAGAGTRLLTDKHLREFRIKPEDVKGYEREEYTHMGVASAVLTGIADTGLAILASAKALGLDFIPVAKERYDLAIPFEFYDTEMIRALLSIIREDNEFREMVAKLGGYDVSDMGKVMYADGA
- a CDS encoding AI-2E family transporter, with the translated sequence MRVNRFYVVTSIFILLVLGYLSYQILKPFFNAIAWAIVFTIVFYPAYTFILRYGRSRFFTSFITTALILIVIVAPFIYLSFVLLEELKDIAEKIDKETIDSIKNIFTSPHVVRFTEKIQSYFGIEGVEISDVILGGIKKFGKGLVDNLSIWAANISSAIIDFIFMGFAVFFLLRDGPDILQKIGNYIPFSENQKDRLRFQVKDMVVSTVYGGVVVAIVQGALGGIAFFALGINAPVLWGSAMAVMSFLPMLGTFIIWGPAVIYLLIKGSYMKGIALLLFGSLVISIVDNILRPVIISGRTKMPTLLIFFSVIGGINFFGFIGFVIGPLVLALFVSVFEIFRGTEEGGTNA